TTATGTATTCATTTAAATGTATCCACATTTCATTTGAAAAATAAGGTCCAGCCCATCCATCACCCCATGTCCATACCCAAAAACCTTTAATTTTCGAATCATCATATAAATCTTTTATACCTTTTTTTTGTGTCATTTCAGGCCATCCTTCTATAATTCCTTTTCCTATATAGTATGGATGACTGTTTTTACCATATAATCCAGCTTGATTAATGGATATCTCAACTATTTGCTGATGTTTTCCCAGACCTATTGTTGTATTAAAAGGGACGTTTCTCAAAAAATCTGCATTAGTATGTTTAATCGAAAAATATAACAAAGAATGGGATTCAATAGCATCCGTTACTTCTTTGTAAAAATCAGGTTGAGTATGAAAAAACCCAAAATCCCATGTTCGATAAAAGAGCGTTTTATTCCTTTTAACACAAATTTCTTCCTTTAAAATTTTTATAAGTTCAATATGTTCTTTAGGAGTTCTAGCTGGTGTTTCTCCAATATGAAAAGGAGTGTCAAATAGATAAGTCTCACCATGCCTAATAGTTAGACCATCAAGCTCAGGAAAGCGATCAAAAATTCCATTAATTTGGGCACGAAGAATTTCCTGTGTTTTTGGTTTTAAAATAGATAAATGTCCATCGGTAGTCATTTGATTTTTAAACTTTTCCATGACAGATTTAGGTAATACTAAAACATCTGTAAAAGGATATAACGGCATATTAGCCTCTCGCGCAAAATCTATTTGCATTTGAATAGCTGTAGCTTCCCGCTCTATCCACAGTCTTTCTTCGGTTTTTTGAGGAACTATTTCATCATACAAATTATCATAAGTTATTCCGCATTCAACAAAAAACTTAGGTACTTGTCCATTATAATTTAACTCTTTTAAATAATTTGGCTGTGCATACTTAGTATAAAAAATAGGTTCACCCGGATTGTGATGAACCATATTTAATACTATTGGATATCTATCATTATTTTGAGCATAAAGAGTATCTTTAATAATGCTAAAAATAACTAAGAGAATGATTAATTTTTTAATGCTTACCATATTATTATATTTTTCTTTTATTTGTTATTCTTCTCGCCATATAGCTGTCTTGATTGTACTAAATTTAACATCATTAAGCATTATATGAGTAATACCAAATCATCAATCTCAGCTTTTTATCAATAAATAAATTCTTTAACAAATTGAATAAACTGGTCTTTTTTCGATTTGGAATTGTTTTGATTTTATTTTTTTATTACAGCTACAAATCCTCCTCTAGGAAGACATTTCACATTTATAACATCTCCTTTTTTTACTTTTATAACTTCAACAGCAAATGATTTATCATTCTCCCCGTCTTTAATAAGTTTTAATTTAAAATCCCCTGTGCTAAGGAAATCAAAGTTTATTTTTAATGTTTGTGATTCGTCTTTGCCATTAAGTCCACCTAAATACCATTGATTTCTTTTTTTCCGAGCCAGAAGAACTTTCTCTCCAGGATAACCATCCAGAAGTTTGGTATTATCCCAGCTTACAGGAACATTTTTTAGAAATTCTTTAGGCTCTGGAGGCAAACTTTTATAGCCTTCAGGCCTATCGGCAAAATGCTGAAAACCCGATTCAAAAACTACAGATAATGCCAATTCATGAGCATAAGAAGTACTATGTTGATGTTGTGAATTTGTAAAAGTCACTGGCGTATAATCCATTGAACCAATCACATTTCGAGTAAAAGGAAGTGTTGTGTTATGTGCGGCAGCTTTAGACGTAAGAATAGCATTATTGTTATACCATTCAGCACCATAAACAGCTTCAGTAGTCATCAAATTTGGATAGGTACGCGCCCAGCCACGCGGCACTGTTGCACCATGAAAATTTACCATTATCTTATATTTTGCTGCGTCTTTCAAAATAGCAATGCAATATTGCATCATATCCTGCTGGTCACCGGCAAAAAAATCAACTTTAATACCATAGATTCCCATTTGATTAAGCCATTCAAATTCTTTAGCTCTTTTTTCAGGAGTTAACAAGCGATCAACGGGCGTTGGCTCAAGCCATGAAGTCCCTGAATTATACCAAATCATAGGTTTAATCCCTTTACTTTTAGCATAATTTACGGCATCCGTTATAGTTCCGCCGTTACTCATAACATCCCATTCCCAGTCAATGAGCACATACGGCCATTTCATTTCTACGGCTAAATCGATATACTCAACAACTTTTTTATAATCTTTAGATCCATGATTGTATGCCCAATAAACCCAGGAAACTGCACCTGGTTTTATCCAATTCGTTTCTTCTACTTTATTAGGTTCGCTAACATCAGTAATCAAAGTAGATTCAACTACATCAGACAGTTCACCAATGATTAACGTATGCCATTGTGAATTCCAAGGCAAAGTGGTCTTAACACCAGTTAGCTTAAAATTATCTCTTGGTGAAGCATAACTTACTTTGTATTCGTTTGGATTTTTAGAATTATTCAATTTTGCAGCACAATTATTTTCTGAAATATTTGCCTCAGAAATCAATACCCAAATTGGATTATTATTTACTTTGAATAAAGCTGGAAATCCCCATTCTTGTTTATTGTTTTTATCATCATTAATTCCCGTGTCTGAAAAAGGGAAAAAACCTTCATAAGAATCCGTATATGTTTGCAACCAACGATTAGTTGCCGATGGAAAAACATAAGTGGTACTTTCGTCAATAACATTAACTAATGAATCATTTTTATTAGTAAATTCATAGCGAAATGTTACTCCATCATTATAAACTCTAAAAACAATATTCAAGGGTTGGTTATTTGAATTTACATATTTGAAAACTTTTTCAATTCCTAAATTATCACACAATTTTTGCTTACCGGAAATCATTTCATATTTCTGGTTTACCTCTTTGGCTTTAGATTCGCTAACCAATTTCAAATTATCCGTAAATTGCTGGTCATCTCTTAAAATACCCAAAGAGGAACTTGGCATTATTTCAATATATTTCGATTTTTTTTTATACAAAATTTTAAAACACACCTGACCAAAAGACTTTTCATTTGATTCTTTTTTCAAGACAATTACCTTAATATTATTATTGGGTGAAACAATTTCTTGTGCGTTTACTGTAAACGCTTTCGAAATAAAGACACAGAATATTAAATAAATGTATTTCATTAATCTTACTTTCATGTTTTTTTATTTTCTTCGAATTGCAATATTGTTTCCATTGTATTTAACCGAAACATTTGTTTTCCCGTTTTCTATACCAATACCGTTTGATTCGTCAACCCAAACGATATTGAAAACGCGGTTTTCAATTAATCCATTAAATTTTTTGCCTTTTCGTTTTCCAATTGTCAGCGTTTGTTTTTGTTCGTTCCATTCAAAATCGATCATCGAAAAAGCGCCTTTCTCATAGTTGTAATTTGTTCCTTCATCTTCATAAAGTTGGAACTTGCCATTGGCTCCTGTATATATTCTAATCTCAAGATTTTCAACAGGCTTTTCATTTGTGTGTTGCATTTTTTCACCCATGGGAATGATAGAACCCGATTTTATATATAGAGGAATGGTTGAAATAGATGCAGCTGTCTGTACTGTTTGTCCGCCCTTATAGTGTTTTCCTGTCCAAAAGTTAAACCACCCTGATTGATTTTCCGGCAAGTAAACATCCCAGTTTTCCACCCCTTCTGAAACAACAGGAGCAACTAGAAAAGCCGACCCAAACATATACTCATATTTTTGCTGAAGTGCTTTTGTATCATTTGCAAAATCCATTATCAATGGACGCATCAAAGTTCCGTTTTTAAACGTTATATCTGCTGCTTGCGAATAAATATAAGGTAGTAAACGGTAACGAAGATTTAAATAATTTAAAGATTCGACTTCTACTTTCTCACCATATCTCCAGAATTCAGTATTGGTTTCATATCCATGTACTCTTTGTAATGGAGAAAATGTAGCCAACTGAAACCACCTTAAAAAACGTTCGTGAAATTTAATATTGGTGTATTGATTTTTACCAGGACGAAAAAATCCTCCTGCATCAAAAGTCCACCAAGGTAATCCTGTTATAGAATAATTTAATCCAGCTGTTAGTTGTCTTCGTAAAGTTTCCCAATCATTACCTACATCTCCTGTCCATACGGCAGCTGCATAACGTTGCTGACC
This genomic window from Mariniflexile sp. TRM1-10 contains:
- a CDS encoding glycoside hydrolase family 97 protein; this encodes MKVRLMKYIYLIFCVFISKAFTVNAQEIVSPNNNIKVIVLKKESNEKSFGQVCFKILYKKKSKYIEIMPSSSLGILRDDQQFTDNLKLVSESKAKEVNQKYEMISGKQKLCDNLGIEKVFKYVNSNNQPLNIVFRVYNDGVTFRYEFTNKNDSLVNVIDESTTYVFPSATNRWLQTYTDSYEGFFPFSDTGINDDKNNKQEWGFPALFKVNNNPIWVLISEANISENNCAAKLNNSKNPNEYKVSYASPRDNFKLTGVKTTLPWNSQWHTLIIGELSDVVESTLITDVSEPNKVEETNWIKPGAVSWVYWAYNHGSKDYKKVVEYIDLAVEMKWPYVLIDWEWDVMSNGGTITDAVNYAKSKGIKPMIWYNSGTSWLEPTPVDRLLTPEKRAKEFEWLNQMGIYGIKVDFFAGDQQDMMQYCIAILKDAAKYKIMVNFHGATVPRGWARTYPNLMTTEAVYGAEWYNNNAILTSKAAAHNTTLPFTRNVIGSMDYTPVTFTNSQHQHSTSYAHELALSVVFESGFQHFADRPEGYKSLPPEPKEFLKNVPVSWDNTKLLDGYPGEKVLLARKKRNQWYLGGLNGKDESQTLKINFDFLSTGDFKLKLIKDGENDKSFAVEVIKVKKGDVINVKCLPRGGFVAVIKK